A genomic window from Salvia hispanica cultivar TCC Black 2014 chromosome 5, UniMelb_Shisp_WGS_1.0, whole genome shotgun sequence includes:
- the LOC125186180 gene encoding protein N-lysine methyltransferase METTL21A: MEADRLNSPDTSAVTFEVLGHQLHFAQDPNSKHLGTTVWDASMVFAKFLEKNCRKGRFSPSKLKGKRVIELGAGCGVAGFGMALLGCDVVSTDQTEVLPLLMRNAERNTSRILQTLSDPESFGSVQVAELNWGNADHIRAVEPPFDYIIGTDVVYAEHLLEPLLQTILSLSGPRTTIMLGYELRSTNVHDQMLELWKRNFLVKSVPKSKMHSLYQHPSIQLFMMSPKPSGCTVDETDCSGEEIKSEESKQTSDDNDLTMGDFEGSRLLNKDISDWEARRCGAMAAKLLRDVKIT; the protein is encoded by the exons ATGGAGGCAGACAG GCTAAACTCACCTGACACATCGGCAGTGACATTTGAAGTTCTTGGCCATCAGCTGCATTTTGCGCAG GATCCAAATTCAAAGCATTTAGGAACTACCGTTTGGGATGCATCAATGGTGTTTGCCAAATTTCTG GAAAAGAATTGTAGGAAGGGGAGATTTTCACCATCTAAATTGAAAGGGAAGCGTGTAATTGAACTCGGAGCGGGCTGTGGCGTGGCTGGATTcg GCATGGCATTGCTGGGATGCGACGTTGTTTCAACTGATCAAACTGAGGTCTTGCCTTTGCTTATGAGAAATGCTGAACGAAACACCTCTAGAATACTCCAGACGCTTTCTGATCCTG AGTCTTTTGGATCCGTTCAAGTTGCAGAGCTCAACTGGGGAAATGCAGATCATATAAGGGCTGTTGAACCACCTTTCGATTATATTATTGGCACCGATGTA GTCTATGCAGAGCACCTTTTAGAGCCTCTGCTGCAGACGATTCTTTCATTATCCGGTCCAAGGACTACCATCATG TTGGGATATGAACTTCGCTCCACGAATGTCCACGATCAGATGCTCGAGTTGTGGAAGagaaattttctagttaaaAGTGTTCCTAAATCAAAG ATGCACAGTTTGTACCAACACCCAAGCATACAACTTTTCATGATGAGCCCCAAGCCTTCAGGCTGCACGGTTGATGAGACTGATTGCAGTGGCGAAGAGATTAAATCAGAGGAATCAAAGCAAACCTCAGACGACAATGATCTCACGATGGGGGATTTTGAAGGAAGCAGGCTGTTGAATAAAGATATCAGCGACTGGGAAGC
- the LOC125186179 gene encoding serine carboxypeptidase-like, translated as MASTIFLRPRITHFLFLFLLSNSMAVSSADASAFSSNFQFPTTQADKLIRSLNLFPKRGANLHAAAEDVLAASPIVEKPLRFPFMADSEPSVKDLGHHAGYYKLPHTKDARMFYFFFESRSSKADPVVIWLTGGPGCSSELALFYENGPFHITSNMSLGWNDFGWDKVSNLIYVDQPTGTGFSYSSDDDDMRHDEEGVSNDLYDFLQAFFKEHPQFLKNDFYITGESYAGHYIPAFAARVHQGNKDKQGLHINLKGFAIGNGLTNPEIQYKAYTDYALDMKLIQQSDYNSMTKTVSDCEQAIKLCGADGGSSCLAAYMVCNRIFNHIVDLSGGKNYYDIRKKCEGDLCYDFSNMEDFLNLRSVRDALGVGDIDFVSCSSSVYEAMVTDWMRNLEVGIPAMLEDGIKLLVYAGEYDLICNWLGNSRWVHAMEWSGQKKFAAAATKPFSVDGAEAGQQKGYGPLTFLKVHDAGHMVPMDQPKASVEMLRRWMQGKLTQADDHLAPM; from the exons ATGGCTTCTACCATATTTCTCCGTCCTCGCATTACGCATTTTCTATTCCTTTTTCTGCTTTCCAATTCCATGGCTGTTTCATCGGCCGACGCGTCTGCCTTTTCTTCTAATTTCCAGTTCCCCACCACTCAGGCGGACAAACTAATCCGATCACTCAACTTGTTCCCCAAGCGCGGCGCCAACCTTCACGCCGCCGCCGAGGACGTTCTCGCCGCTTCGCCGATCGTCGAGAAGCCGCTCAGGTTCCCTTTCATGGCGGATTCGGAGCCTTCCGTCAAGGATTTAGGCCATCATGCTGGCTATTATAAACTCCCACACACTAAGGATGCAAG GatgttctattttttcttcgaGTCGAGGAGCAGCAAGGCGGATCCTGTAGTTATATGGCTTACAGGAGGGCCAGGATGCAGTAGTGAGTTGGCTTTGTTCTATGAAAATGGCCCCTTCCATATAACAAGCAACATGTCATTAGGATGGAATGATTTTGGATGGGATAAG GTATCAAATCTTATATACGTCGACCAGCCAACTGGAACTGGTTTCAGCTACAGctctgatgatgatgatatgaGGCACGACGAGGAGGGTGTAAGCAATGATCTGTACGACTTCTTGCAG GCATTCTTCAAAGAGCATCCTCAGTTTCTGAAGAACGACTTTTATATTACTGGAGAGTCGTATGCTGGACACTATATTCCTGCCTTCGCTGCTCGTGTTCATCAAGGGAACAAAGACAAGCAAGGACTTCACATTAATCTTAAG GGCTTTGCCATTGGAAACGGGCTTACTAACCCGGAGATACAGTACAAAGCGTATACTGACTATGCATTGGACATGAAACTGATCCAACAGTCGGATTACAACAGTATGACGAAGACAGTCTCGGATTGTGAACAGGCAATCAAGCTTTGTG GTGCTGATGGTGGATCTTCTTGCTTGGCGGCTTATATGGTCTGCAACCGCATCTTCAACCACATAGTGGACCTCTCCGGTGGTAAAAAT TACTACGACATAAGGAAGAAGTGTGAAGGCGACCTGTGCTATGACTTCTCCAACATGGAGGATTTCTTGAACCTCAGATCAGTGAGAGATGCTCTAGGTGTCGGAGACATAGACTTTGTGTCTTGTAGCTCATCCGTGTACGAGGCTATGGTGACAGACTGGATGAGAAATCTTGAAGTCGGAATCCCTGCAATGTTGGAGGATGGAATCAAGCTACTGGTGTATGCAGGAGAGTATGATCTCATCTGCAATTGGCTAG GGAACTCGAGATGGGTGCATGCCATGGAATGGTCTGGACAGAAGAAGTTTGCAGCAGCTGCCACAAAACCTTTCTCAGTAGATGGGGCTGAGGCCGGGCAGCAGAAGGGCTACGGGCCTCTCACGTTCCTCAAGGTGCATGACGCAGGCCACATGGTTCCGATGGATCAACCAAAGGCATCGGTGGAAATGCTGAGGAGGTGGATGCAGGGGAAGCTAACGCAGGCAGATGATCATCTTGCTCCAATGTAA